From Nitrospirae bacterium CG2_30_53_67:
ATGATATCGATATCATCCTCAGCTTGGTCCACTCGCCGGTCCGGGAGATCCGGGCCAAGGGGGTTCCGGTGATCACGTCGAATGTGGATATTGCCAATGCCAGGCTCGAGTTTGAGAACGGCTGTGTGGCCAATGTGACGGCCAGCCGGGTTTCCACCCACCCGCAGAGGAAGATGCGGTTCTTTCAGCCCGACGCCTATATCTCAATTGATTTTCAGGAACAAAAGGTGGCCTGCTACCGGAGGATCGGGGACCCAAAGGCATTTCTCGACGGGCATCCGCCCAGGATTGTCGAGGAGAAGATTTCCATCGGGAGGGAGGAGCCCTTGAAGGTGGAACTTACAGCCTTTGTTGAAGCGGTCCGGACTCGAGCCGCTCCGGTGGTCTCCGGCCGGGAAGGGATGAAGGCCCTGGAGGTGGCGACCAGCATCCTTCGGGAGATCGGCGCTTAGTGGTCCTGTTCGTAAATAGGGTGATGCACTCGAATGCCGCCGCATTTAAGAATAGGGCCGCTTCAGCTCAGAAAAATTCTTGAGCGGACCGCAGATGTCAGACCAAAAAAGCATCATGATCATAGCCGGTGAGGCGTCCGGCGACCTGCATGCCTCCTCTCTGGTCCTCGAGATCCGGAAGTTAATCCCGGATGCGCGTTTTACAGGCATCGGAGGGAGCAGGATGCGTGATGCCGGGGTGGATCTGATCCTGAATAACCGAGAGATCGCCGTGACCGGGTTCTCCGAGGTCTTCTCCAAAGTCCGAAACATTCTTAAGGCCTTTCGTATGGTCAAGGAGACGATGCGCAGGGCCCGGCCCGATCTTCTGATCCTCCTGGATTTTCCGGACTTCAACCTCAGGGCGGGAAAGACGGCCAGGCGCATGGGGATCCCGGTCATCTACTACATCAGTCCCCAAGTCTGGGCCTGGCGCAGGGGAAGGGTCCGGACCATTCAGAAACTGGTGGAGAAGATCATGGTCATTCTCCCCTTTGAGGCCCCCCTCTACGGGGACAAGGGGGTCTTCGTGGGGAACCCCCTGCTCGACGTGGTCAGGCCTTCACTCCCTGCAGGCGAGGCCAGGGAGCAGTTCGGGCTCAGGAAAAAATCTCCTGTGGTGGCGCTTCTCCCCGGAAGCCGGGAGAACGAGATCCGGCAGCTCCTGCCGATCTTTTTAAAGGCGGCGCATCTGATCCGGGAACAGGTTCCGGACATTCAGTATCTCCTGCCCGTGGCTCCCACGGTTTCTGAGGAAAAGATTCAGCCGATGATCCAGGAGACGGGTATCCTCATTCGCTTGGTCAGGGACCGGGTCTATGATGCGATCGCACTTTCGGATTTCGCCGTGGTGGCCTCGGGCACGGCCACACTCGAGACGGCCATCCTCGGAGTTCCCATGCTGATCGTCTACAAGATGTCGAGGATGAGCTATCTCATGGCCAGCCGGCTCGTCCGTGTTCCCCATATCGGCCTGATCAACATGGTGGCCGGGGAACGGATCGTCCCGGAGCTGATCCAGGACCAGCTCACCCCCGATCGGATCATGAAGGAGGTCCTCCATGTCCTGAAAGACAGGGTGCGGTCCGCAGAGATTTCTAAAAAACTTAAGCAAGCGGTCTCCCGTCTGGGCGGACCGGGCGCCTCGGCCCGCGCGGCCGAGGTCGTCGTGCAATGTCTCGAGGGGAAGGGATGAAAACCTATAAGCGTCTCCTCCAGTTCATGATCCGGTATAAGGGGTATTTTGCACTTTCGTTTGTCTGCATGGGATCGGTTGCCTTGGCCAAGGGGGGATTGGCGTGGGTGGCCGGACCGCTCGCACAGGGGATATTCCTCTCCAAGAAAGAGTCCATGCTCACCCTCATGCCCGCAGCCATCCTCTCCGTCTATATCTTCCGAGGGCTCGGGATGTACGGGCAGGCCTATTTCATGGCCCTGGTCTCCCAGCGGACCATACGCGACATCCAGAACGCCGTCTATGAGCATCTCCTGAAGATGTCCCTGTCGTTTTTTGTCCGGAACCCGACCGGCATCCTCATGTCCAGGATCACCAACGATGTGAACCTCGTACAGGAATCGGTCTCCAAGGCGCTCTCTGAAATGATCATGGAAAGCATGACCATCGTGATCCTATTTATCGTGGCCGTGCTCAAGGACCCGCTCATCACCATTATCTTCGTCGTGATCCTTCCCATCTCCACCATCCCCGTGGTCCGGTTCGGAAAGAAGCTCAGGAAGATCAGCACCAGGACGCAGGTCAATTTCGGGATCATCAGCAGCTTCCTCCACGAGACCATCACGGGGATACGGATCGTCAAGGCCTTCGGCATGGAGGCCTATGAGAATAAACGGTTCAGAGACCGAAGCCATCAGCTCTATCGTACCCGGCTTAAATCCAATGTGGTCAAGGGGCTCTCCGAGCCGATCATGGACCTGATCGAGGGGATCGGGGT
This genomic window contains:
- a CDS encoding lipid-A-disaccharide synthase → MSDQKSIMIIAGEASGDLHASSLVLEIRKLIPDARFTGIGGSRMRDAGVDLILNNREIAVTGFSEVFSKVRNILKAFRMVKETMRRARPDLLILLDFPDFNLRAGKTARRMGIPVIYYISPQVWAWRRGRVRTIQKLVEKIMVILPFEAPLYGDKGVFVGNPLLDVVRPSLPAGEAREQFGLRKKSPVVALLPGSRENEIRQLLPIFLKAAHLIREQVPDIQYLLPVAPTVSEEKIQPMIQETGILIRLVRDRVYDAIALSDFAVVASGTATLETAILGVPMLIVYKMSRMSYLMASRLVRVPHIGLINMVAGERIVPELIQDQLTPDRIMKEVLHVLKDRVRSAEISKKLKQAVSRLGGPGASARAAEVVVQCLEGKG